One window of Nicotiana tomentosiformis chromosome 11, ASM39032v3, whole genome shotgun sequence genomic DNA carries:
- the LOC104099950 gene encoding MACPF domain-containing protein At1g14780: MNNNSIVEKAINSLGKGFDLTCDFRLKYCKGDERLVLLNETVTKEIMVPGFGAFNSIPVDIKCDKGDRVRFQSDILSFNQMSEFMNRKSSVAGKIPSGLFNSMFGFQSGSWATDAANTNYLGLDGYFIILFDVHIDRSPLLLVDEVINAVPSTWDPVALARFIEKYGTHIIVGLSIGGQDVVLVRQHKFSNMEPSQLKNQLDELGDQLFTGICNFSPHQCKTREQKHKALEAFNVFDPQPNIFSDFPSATTKDGVTVICSKRGGDLTANTHSEWLLTVASNPDAIGFNFIPITSLLKGLPGKGFLSHAINLYLRYKPPIADLQYFLDFQAHKMWAPIHNDLPLGPTTNRSIRPPALHFNLMGPKLYVNPTQVIVGKTPVTGMRLYLEGVKCDRLAIHLQHLLNTPVLLQDKIDEPLTWRGSEDVPDDDRYFEAIQWKKFSHVCTAPVKYDPKWISSGEDLSFIVTGAQLHVKKHETKSILHLRLLYSKVSNSCIVQSQWMQCALESCTKSGSFLSAISTPGLSEKEKTPLVVVDSGVYPTGPPGPLQTQKLLKFVDTTQLCRGPLDSPGHWLVTGAKLDLERGKICLRVKFSLLNISS; this comes from the exons ATGAACAATAATAGTATTGTAGAGAAGGCTATCAACAGCCTCGGAAAAGGCTTCGATTTGACCTGCGATTTTCGACTAAAATATTGTAAAGGAGATGAAAGACTTGTGTTGCTCAATGAAACTGTCACAAAGGAGATCATGGTACCTGGTTTTGGAGCTTTTAATAGTATCCCTGTTGATATTAAATGTGATAAAGGCGATCGAGTTCGATTTCAGTCTGATATTCTTAGTTTTAATCAG ATGTCTGAATTTATGAACAGAAAAAGTTCAGTGGCTGGGAAAATACCATCAGGATTGTTTAATTCAATGTTTGGGTTTCAGAGTGGTTCATGGGCAACTGATGCAGCAAATACAAACTACTTGGGGCTTGATGGTTACTTCATTATATTGTTTGATGTTCATATTGATAGAAGTCCTCTTCTTTTGGTTGATGAAGTTATAAATGCTGTTCCTTCCACTTGGGATCCTGTTGCTCTTGCAAG GTTCATAGAGAAATATGGTACCCACATAATTGTGGGGTTGAGTATAGGAGGACAAGATGTGGTCCTAGTTAGGCAACACAAATTTTCCAACATGGAACCATCACAACTCAAGAACCAATTGGATGAACTTGGTGATCAGTTATTCACTGGCATTTGTAACTTCTCTCCTCACCAATGCAAAACACGAGAACAAAAGCACAAG GCTCTGGAGGCGTTCAATGTTTTTGATCCACAACCCAATATCTTCAGCGACTTCCCATCAGCTACCACAAAAGAT GGAGTAACAGTGATATGTTCAAAAAGAGGTGGAGATTTAACAGCAAACACACACAGTGAATGGCTTCTAACAGTAGCTTCAAACCCAGATGCAATTGGCTTCAACTTCATTCCCATTACTTCCCTTCTCAAAGGTCTTCCTGGCAAGGGTTTCTTATCACATGCTATCAACCTTTATCTTCGAT ACAAGCCACCTATAGCAGATTTGCAGTATTTTCTGGATTTTCAAGCGCACAAGATGTGGGCCCCTATTCATAATGATCTTCCTTTAGGCCCAACTACAAATAGGTCCATTCGACCTCCAGCCCTTCATTTCAATTTGATGGGCCCCAAGCTTTACGTAAACCCAACTCAG GTAATTGTTGGAAAAACACCGGTAACTGGTATGCGACTTTATCTTGAAGGGGTGAAGTGTGACAG GCTGGCCATACATCTTCAACACTTGCTAAACACTCCAGTACTCCTTCAAGACAAGATAGATGAACCACTAACATGGCGCGGATCCGAAGATGTACCCGACGATGATCGATACTTTGAAGCCATTCAATGGAAAAAATTCTCACACGTATGCACAGCCCCTGTAAAGTACGATCCTAAATGGATATCCTCAGGGGAAGACTTGAGCTTCATTGTCACAGGAGCTCAACTCCACGTTAAAAAACACGAAACCAAGAGCATATTACACCTTAGACTTTTATATTCCAAGGTTTCCAACTCTTGCATTGTGCAATCTCAATGGATGCAATGTGCCTTAGAAAGTTGTACAAAGTCAGGTAGTTTTTTGTCAGCTATTAGTACGCCCGGTTTATCTGAGAAGGAGAAGACGCCGCTAGTGGTGGTGGATTCCGGCGTGTATCCGACGGGGCCACCGGGGCCTTTGCAAACCCAAAAGCTACTGAAATTTGTGGATACAACACAGTTATGTAGAGGGCCATTGGATAGTCCAGGGCATTGGTTAGTCACTGGGGCTAAATTGGACTTGGAAAGAGGGAAAATTTGCCTGCGTGTTAAATTCTCCTTGTTGAATATATCTTCTTAA